The Paraburkholderia sprentiae WSM5005 genomic interval GCGCGCTCGGAGAGTCACATCTTACCGGATGCAGAATCGCTCAAAGGTAAGCGCGTCGGTGTGCAACAAGGTGGAACGCAGCAATACTACGCGGAACAGAAGTGGGCGCCGGCTGGCGCTGTGGTCGTCACATATCCAAGTCAAAGCCAGGTATTCGCGGACTTGGCTGCCGGTCGAATTGATGCTGCCTTGCAATCGCAGCAAAGCGCGGAGGACAGTTTTCTGAAGAAGCCCGAAGGCAAAGGGTTTGCGCTGGTTGGCCCGCCACTGACCGATGAGAAGATATTCGGCCGCGGAGTTGCTTTCGGCGTCCGCAAGCAGGATCCGGAGCTCAAAGCTCGTCTTAACGAGGCTATCGCCTCCTTGAAACAGGATGGCACGCTTAGCAAGATTGCCAAAAAGTATTTTCAGTATCAGATCGTGACTCCCTGAAATTTCCCGCAAATTCCAACGTGGAGTTTCGCGTGCTTGGGACCAAAAGCGACTATTTATCGAGATTACTGCACACCCGCGCAACTTCTGCGGAGAGATCTCGCACAATGGAAGCAGGAACGATCTCATTGAGCAAAGCGAAGAAGGTTCGGGAGAGAAATCTCTAAGAGCCGTCCATGATACGAGGAAGGACCCTATGAAGAGGAAGCAGCTATGAAGTCGCCGGTGGCATGTCGGGACCCGCACACTACAGTCGTCGACCTGTTCGCATCCTATGTCGAAGAGGCTCGAGACAGGCCTGTTCCGCAACACGTTTCGGATGTCGCCATAATGCGTATTTTTGATCTCATGAGTGCGGCTGGAGCAGGCATCTATGAGCAGATCGCGGTCGTCACCCGCGACTTAGCTCTGGAAACCTTTCCGCCAGGGCGCGCACCGATCTGGTTCGCAGGCGCCGCCAGTTCCGTCATTGGAGCCGCTTGGGCGAACAGCGCAGCCGCTTCGGCGCTCGATCTTGACGACGGGGATGCAGTGGCGCGCGGCCATCTCGGAGCGGCGGTTATTCCCACCGCTTTCGCCGTGGCCCATGAAGTCGGCGCGACATTCGACGAAATCGTGCGAGCCATCGTTATCGGCTACCAAGTCGGTGCGACGATCGCTTCCGCGCGCACATCGTATGGTACGACCGGAACTTGGGCCCCCTATGCTGTAGTCGCGACAGCGGGCGCGCTCCGTGACATCGGCAGACGTGTATTGGCGCACGCACTTGCAATTGCGGGGGAAGCGGCGCCGAACTGCGCGTTTTTGAGTGCTCCTGCGCCCCATGACCCGCCCCCCGAAGGCAGTGACGTAAAGGAGGGGATTCCTTGGTCTGTCGTAACTGGCCTAAATGCCTTGGAGGCGGCTCAGAAGGGAATGACCGGACCACGAAATATTCTCGATAGTGTTCGTCATTACAAGTTTCCAGTTGATCTCGACGAAGTTATTCGTTCCGGTCCACGCATCAGGGATAGCTATTTCAAATTCTATTCCTGTTGCCGACACATCCATGGTCCGCTGGATGCGCTGCAGGAGTTAATGGCAAAGAACAAAATCAAAGCGCCAGATATTCAAGAAATTAAGGTCGAAATTTACGACGACGCAATGCGTCTTGAAAACAGGTGTGAGCCCCAAAATCTACCGGACATCCAATACAGCATCCCCTACTGTCTCGCACTCGTAGCTTTTTTCGGGCCGCAGGCCTTGCTGCCACTCAGTGGGGGGGCTCTGAACCGCGACGAGATATCTGCTCTCGCTCGAAAAGTTTTGCTGTCGTGTAGCGCAGATATTGAAGCGTTATATCCGCAGCAAACGCTATCGCGCGTGGCTATCACGTGTGGTAGCGGAACGTTTACCTCTGGAGATACTGCTCCGAAGGGCAAGGGCGAGCATGTCACCTGGCAGGAGCTCGAGTCGAAGTTCAAGACGGCGACACGCCTTGTCGCCCTTCCGGCACAGCAGAACAAGATCGTTGAGGCCGTACACCAAGCCCGGGCGGGGAATGCGTCAAGCTTGATGACCTGTCTCGCGGAGGTGAGATTTGACGAAGTGGACCAACGCACGAGCAACGAAACCTAGTTATCTCTAGTAGGAGAAGTATGAAGCCATCTACACCGGAAGATTAATGATGGGTTGGCGGATGTGGTTTGACCCGTTGAAACGACGTAGGATTTGGTTGCTTAGGCCGATTCGAATCATTTCCGGGAGATCAAATCGACCATGAAGTGGATCCAAAGCTTCCCGTACTGGGAATAATCACCTTTGCTGATATTTCGCAAAAGGCGATTGGCGCGGGCCACCCCACTTTCATGCGTGCTTTGGGCATCTGCCAATGAAACCGGCACTTCTACCAGGTGCTAAGCGCAGTAATTAAATATGATAGAAGAAACAGCGCCTGCGGATCTGCAGATGACTAATCTTCTGTCTGTGACCTTTTCCAGGAAATGTGATGCGAGATGGATCCGACGTTAATGCGATGGCACGGGTCGTCGCAGCCGAGGTGTTCGAAATTGAGGCGGCGCTTGTTACCCCATACAAGCTGTCCGAAGGAACACTGGTGTCAACACGCGCCGTATTGCTCAAACTGACGGACGCCGATGGCGTTGAGGGCTGGGGCGAGGCCAATCCTTACGATACCTTTACTGGAGGCACGGCCAGCGATGCTGCACGTGCCCTAAAGGAAACACTGCTGCCTGCAGTCATGGGATCTTCGGCTCCCACCCCCGGTTGCATCGACGAGGAACTCGATACACGGCTCGCCGGACACCTCAGCGCCAAAGGGGCCGTGACGATGGCTCTGCTCGATATACTCGGCAAGCGGCTCCGTGTCCCCGTTGCAACGCTACTGGGCGGGGCGCTGCGGGAGTCACTTCCAGTGCTTTGGCCGCTCAGCAATGGTACGCCCGAGGAAGACATCCGCGTGATCGACCAGCGGATTGAGCAAGGATTCTCAAGCTTCATGTTAAAGATGGGTACGTCGCCAATACGTAGCGAGATACAACGGGTGGCAGACCTAGAGGCGCGTTACGGGAGCCGTATAACGCTGATCGCCGACGCTAACGAAGGCTGGAACCGCGAGGAAGCTCGTGAGTTCCTGAAAGGAGTTAGTGGCTCCCGGCTTGCGTTCGTCGAACAGCCGTTGGAGAAGTCTGATCTGGAGGGAGCGGCGTCGTTGGCGAGGGACAGCAGGCTTGCGATCTCAGCGGACGAAGCGGTAGCTGGACTCTCGCATGCGGCGCGGATCGGAAGCGTCGGTGCCGCTAGTGTCTTTAGTGTTAAGAGCAGCAAAAATGGAGGCCCTTTGCGTGCTCAGCGCATTGCGGCAGTGGCCCAGGCGTTTGGGATTCGCTGCTACATGAATTCGATGATTGAATTCGGCGTCACGCAAGCCGCGTCACTGCAGCACGCCGTAACCATAGGGAATCTCGTCGACGTCGGCCATGCCTTTATGTCAACGTTACGCCTCGCCGAGGACCCGACCGATTTTTCTTCACTTGTGCGAAAGGGGGTAGTGCATCTTCCGGAAAGAGCGGGATTGGGCGTGGAGGTAGACGAGTCGCATGTGCGTCGGATGGCGGTAAGCGGATTTCATCTTCGCTCACCACAGTGAACTGCTACGGTCGCAGGTCGGCTGAAAAGCATGACGGAATGCGAGACCCAGGCCCGACTCCGGCCAGGCAGTATTCTGATTGAGGATAAAGCTACGGCTCATGCGAGAGGCTCGCGTGAGCGCGCCCCTTAATTCTGTGCCTGAGTGCAGTGCGGATTGCACGTCATGCGCTTTTAGGGCTTTTTATCACCGCCGCTACTCCTATCCGGCGAGCGTTATTCGCGTGAAACAGATTCGTGTTTGGCCCCGGTGCGCAGATCTTCGCCGCGGACCGGGTGCTGTCAGTCGGCGACTAAACAGAGTGCACTGAAGGGGCCTACAGCGCGTAACCAATCACAATGCTGTTCGGCAATCTTGCCGATGTATCCTGACGAGAGCGGGTCGGCTACATAGATATTCGAATATGAAATGCCAACGTTAGCCGAACCGAACGTGTAGGTTGCCCCGCGCCGAAGATACGAAGCCTGCCACCTAGAAAGGTTTCATCGGCGGCGGGATTGTTGCCGATTGCGTCGCCCGCAGTCAACGACTGGTTGTTTGCGTGTAGATACGCAGCCTCAGGGAGCAACCCACCGGCAACGATAATATGGGCAATACGTCGTTGTCGTACGGATGGGAGAAGATGCCGCCACCCGACGTATCATTTGACGTCGTTTCAGCAAGATAGCTGACGACAGAATCGTACTGTCGAGCGAGAGTAACTGTACCGAATCGGGTCTGATGCAATGCCGATCCACTCCTTAAGACCAAACATCAGGCCACCCGGATCGAGCTTGCCGTTGTTGGAATTGAAGCTGTAACTGGATACAGCCTTGAATCCGCCACCGAGATCCTCCGCTCCCATGAGGCCCCAGTGACACCCCTGAATGGTACCGCTCTGAAGCTCGAATATCTTACTACTACCGACACTATTTGAGAAATTGAAGCCTTCATCGATCAGGCTGAGACCTTTACAGTGGATGAGGAAGTTATGACGATTGTGGGAATGTCGTTGAGAAATATGGTGGAGGATTGGTTGGCGCCCGACCCGAAGAGAGGGTTTCGGGTCAGCCACTACGGACGATCCAGCAGGGGGCGATATGTGTGCGTCGTCGCAGACAATGGAAGCGGGTCGAAGGCGATGTTCTTTTTTCGACACCGAAACGGAAAATGGTGCATTTTCCCACCCGATACAGAGAGGCCTGCCATGCGCATCGCTGAAGTTTCGTATGCCCGAGGCGTGCAGCGAAAAGTACGTGTGGATGTTTAGCATACCGAGGTGGTTATGGAGCCGTCCGAAAATCCTGCTCATGAGCTGCCCAGATCCGCATCGATTCTGCCTGCCGGGCGGGAAGACGGTGATAGTAAGTGCGGCGCGCGGAAGGAGAGGTTCGATGATCAGCGACAGACGGAAGATCGTCCACGTTCTTACCAGTGGTCGATGCCCGCTCGAACCGACGCGCAGGCGGCGCCTGCCGGATTGGTCGGGGAGCTCTGCGTCGTCGCCACGATCGTAAACCTGCGCGAGATCGAGCAGGTTTATGGCGAGTCGACTGCGCTTGCCGTGCGGCATGCCGTCTATGAGCGGGCCCGGGCGCTCTCACGATCAGGGAGGGCTACCGTTGCAACAACCGGTGCGCATATCGTTTTTATCTTCGACCTTTCCTGCCTGTCCTACAAGGGCAACGCGTCGGAGGAGTTATGCGGGCCCATCATCGAGCACCGGGTAGGCAAGGTACTTGGCGCGCACGCCGTGCCACTGGGAGACGCGGTTATCATGCCTGTAGTACGCGCGTCAGCGATGCGCTCCGGGTATCAACCATTTCAGGATTTCATCGATGCGGCAAACCTGGCAACTGCGGGCCATCACTGGTGTGAGCGGTACAGGGCCGATATGGTGGTCGCAGCTGCCGTCTTCGCGGCACTCGAGGAGAAAAGGCTCGATTTCGATCGGGAACCCGTCCGCGCCGCCGGCGATTCGCAAGATGTGATGTATTACGAGCTACTGCTTTGCGAGATGAGGAACGGCCAGCGCATCCGTATCGGTAGTCTCGTGGGGGCTGTTGAGCGCCTGGGGATGGTGAGGCGACTCGACGAATGGGTCGTCGACTCGACGATCGCCGCATTGCGCCGCAATCCTGCGCTCCGACTCGGATGTAATGTGTCCGCGCATAGCGCCACACTCGATGCGTGGTGGACACCTATCGCTTCACAGTTGCATGCAGACAGATGCCTTGCTTCGAGGCTGACGATCGAGATTACGGAAACAGCCGCAATGACTTCGACGACAGAGGCGCGGAACTTCGTCAGGACGTTCCAGGCTCTCGGCTGCCAGATGGCACTGGATGACCTGGGGAAAGCCCACAACAATCTGATCGCCTTGATCGAGCTTGGCGTCGATATCGTCAAGATCGATCTGCGTTGCCTGAGACAGGGAGGCGGCACCCGAAATCCCCTGGGTCTGCGTCCGCTTATCCAGTTCGCGAAGACTTACGCGGCGAGCGTCATCGTCGAAGGCATCGAGACTGAGGACGACGCGCAACAGGCGCGGGAGTGCGGGGCGACGTGCCTCCAAGGCTATCTCTATTCAGGTCCCTCCGCACCAGACATTGTTGCGGAACGTTGACGAAACGCGCTTTCATGAAAGTGGGCGCGATGTTGAACATGATCGAGCTGGAGACGTTTGCCGCAGTGGTCGAACATCGCAGTTTCACGCAGGCGGCGGTCGCGCTGAATATCTCCTCTGCTGCAGCGACGCGCCGCGTGAAGCGGCTCGAACAGTCGATCGGGGCGCTGCTCCTGGTCCGCGAACCGACGGTGATGCCGACGAAAGCGGGCGAAGACGTGTTTCGTCATTTCATGGCGGTCCGGCTGCAGGAAGATGACCTGCTGCGGCGTGTCACGCCGGGGAGGGCGTTGACAACAGCGCTGGCCCTTGCCGTCAATGCCGATTCGCTTGCCACCTGGTTCGAGCCAGTCACGCGTGAGCTGGCGCAACACCATGTGGCGCTTGAGATCGTCGTGGACGATCAGGACCATACGCTCGAGGCACTGGCGCGCGGCGACGTCAAGGGCTTCCTGTCCACGCAACCGGAACCGGTTGTCGATCGTTTCGTGGCGGAGCCGGGCGGACAGATGCGCTATCAGTGTGTCGCCACACCCGGATTCGCCCGCGAACATTTCGCCGGTGGCCTGACCTTGCCGGGCGTGCTCGAGGCCAAAGCCATCCTGTTTGACCGGAAGGATGCCCTGCACGATGTGTTTTTCGGGTTGCATTTCGGGGTGACGATCGGCCGGTACCCCCGACACTATTTTCCTTCGCCAGCGGCGTTGCTCAATGCGATCCTGGACGACCTCGGTTACGGGCTGGTTCCCGCCATGCAGGCCGAACCGCTGATCAGTGGCGGCAGACTGGTTGCACTCGCCCCCGGGCATGACCTGATGATCGATCTTTACTGGCATCACTGGGAGCAGGAGCACGAGCCGCTCGCGACGATCAGCGCACTGGTCATGGCAGCGGCGCGGCGAAGCCTGGTTCAGCCGGTCTCGAGGGATGCGCGCGCGAGTTGACGGAGCATTGCGACGCGCCGACGCGATGCTTTGCGTCGACGCTTCCGGTCGCCGTTATCCTACCGCTCGTCGCCGGCATTTTTTAGGAGGCAGTAGACGCGATCAGGATGGTCGCGGCGCTGCCTGCGACTCGCGTGATCCAGGCAGTGATCGCGTCACTGTGAAAACTGCGATCACCCGCCACGTTGTGGGCCTCGGCTTGGCAGGCTTGTCGACCGTTTGATGGTGCCGGTTGGCCGCTACTTGGCTAACACGCAGAAGCACGATCGGGGCGGGTTCGGGTCGCCAGGCGATTCTATGGCCGCACGCGCCGGAGAAACGACGCGAACTGCCATGCGACCGGCACACAGGCGGAGGCGAGCAGCCCCGCCGGAAGCGGGAGCCAACCGGGCAGATTGCCGATACCGGTCCAGTTCATTGCCGAAACGAGCAGGGAAACGATGGCGCCAGACAGCAACATCGCTGATGCGCAGCGCGGGGGGACCTGTCGACCACTCTCGTGCAAGAGGAACAGCAACCCGACGGCCGCAACGTAGACGATGTTCAGCGAAACGATGGTCGACAGAATCGCCTGACCATCCGTCGCGATTGCGCAGCCAATGGCGACGATCAGCAGGCGCGACGCATAGCCGTAACGACCGTCACAGGCATGCAGGCCCTCAAGCGCCGATGACATCGCGCGCGTGATCGCGGTCCCTGATCCGAGAGCAGAAAGCAGGATGACGCCGATGCAAACCGATCCCATCGCCCCACTCGTTTGCAGCATGATCCACGGGATCGCGCTCGCGGTGTCCGTCAGGCCGGACAGCTTGCCGGCATGAAACGCTGCGACGACTGTTGCGGCCGGGAGAAACCCGGTCACCATGAGGAAGAGGCTCGCAAGTACGCAGCCGAGCCACCCGTCTCGCGGTCGGCGCGCTGAGACGACAAACTGTTGATAGTCCGATCCCGTGACGACCAGAAAGCCGACTGCCGCGATGGTCACCAGTGTTTCAGCGCCTGGCGCGGCGCGTGTCTCCTGGATGAAGGACGTCCACGCGTGAACGTACACGGTCAGGCCGTGCGATGCGACAAGCGCATGCAGGAGCGCGATGTTCATAGCCAGCAGGCAGCACGCGAAGAGCGCTGCGGCCATGCCGAGTTCGATGGAGGACATGACCAGCAGCGCCGCGGCGATCACCGCCAGTGCATGGGTTGCCGGCAGTCCCGTCGCGACTAGCACGGCGATACCGCCATGAATCTGGGCGGCCAGCACGCCAGACATCCAGACGAGCGAGAGCAGCGCGACGAGCTTGCGCACGACGGGACCGTAACGCTCGCCCAACACGTCCCAGATGAGTTCGCGTCCCCGCCAGAGCGTGGGTGCGGCCAGCGCGAGCGCGAGCATGCCCAGTGCGGTGACGATCGCATACAGACTGCCCGCCATACCGGCATGGAGTGCCATTTCGCCGGAGCCGAGCAGGAATGCAACACCGTAGCTTGCCGAGACCAGCAGTGCAGCCACGTGAACCGCCCCGAGATTACGCTGCAACATTGTCGCCTCCATGGACTTCCCATTCACGCACGGCTGCATCAGCGCCGGAAAAATACGCGTGGCAGACTCTGGCCGCGCCGGCGAAGACAGGCAATGCCAGCAGCTCGCGTTGCGCGTGTGCGAGGCGGTGATAGGGAATCGACGGCATCAGGTGATGCGTGAGGTGGTAGCCGTTGTTGCGCGGGTGAATGATCCGTCGCCATAGGCTGCGGGAAGAAACGTCGCGTGTGTAACCGAAGATCCCACCTTGCTCCAGACCAAAGTGGTCGCACAACTCACGAAACGTCGTGATCGCGTGAAAGACGGTGGCTCTCGCCAGCATCCATATGCCGAAGAAAAGGGCCGCCGCATGAACGCCCCATACAAGCGCCACGGCACCCAGTACGGCGGCCCACCATCCGACCATGCCGAAGCGCTGCATCCAGCTGAGCCTCGACAGATGCAGGTGTCCGAACGTCGAGCTCAACCAGGCCGCTGGCGCGAGCAGAACCTTGAAAAACGGTTGCCACCAGCGGTCGGCCGGATTCGGACGAACGGCGATGTAGTCAGGATCGCGCGCCGGGTCGCCCAGCCACGCATGATGGCGGGCGTGGAGCTCACGATACAGCGCAAGACTGTTGAAGAGCGCCGGTTCGATGAAGAGGCGTGCGAGGGCATCATTGAGGCGACATGAGCGGGCAAGATTGCGGTGCGCGGCGTCGTGCAGCAGGTTGCCGAGCGCACGCTGCCGGTTACCGACCCATGCAACGATCGCGGGCGACGACCACCATCCAAGGCGATGCAGGATCAGCATGGCGGCGGTGATACTCATCCAGTCGAATACGATATCGACGACGACATGGATTACGTCGGGCGATGTCATGGCATGGTGAATCGTGTCCCAATCTGGAAACGCGGAGCGATGACCTGATCCTCGAACGTCTGTCACGGACATTCGGTCACCTGTTCATCCGCGACTTCCGCTGGATTGCTCGCGCATCACACGCGCAGCGAAGTGGTGTCGCCTTTCAGGGTATCCGGGCAAGCGGCCCGGCACTGGGGAAAGGCGGTAGACGGCGTTAGCCGGCCCACTTGGAAAGTGTGGCATGTTCGGCCGTGTCCTCTTTAAAGGGAATTTGAATCGCCGCGTTGGATGCCCGCTTTTCTAACGTGCGACTACAGGGTCGAGTAGGGCCGATCGCATACGGCAGCAGTCGGCCATCAAGGGACACTCGACGGCATTGCCTACATCGTCGACAATCTCGAGGGATTTCTTCAAATGACATCTGCCGGGAGTGTTAAAGATGCAGTCTGCATGGACTCGTGTTGATGAATACATTGTCGATCGGCTTGTGCCTTCTGATTCTGCTTTGAAGAACGTCCTTTCCGCGAACACCGCTGCGAATCTGCCGCCGCATGATGTCGCGCCCAACCAAGGGAAACTGCTGCATATCTTCGCGCGAATGATTAGCGCGCGTCGCGTGCTCGAAATCGGGACCCTCGGTGGATATAGCACCATCTGGCTCGCTCGTGCATTGCCTGATGACGGCAAAGTCGTCACGCTTGAGGCAGATGCAGCACACGCCAAAATGGCGCGATCAAATATCGAAATGGCCGGGCTTGCCAGCGTCGTGGAACTGCATGTTGCTCCGGCACTGGAGAGTCTCGCAAAGCTTCCTGCTGAAGACCCCTTTGATCTCATTTTTCTTGACGCGGACAAACAGAATAATCCTGCATATCTTGGATGGGCACTCAGGCTGTCGCATTCCGGGACGGTCATCATCGGTGACAATGTTGTACGAGACGGAGCTATTACAGATGCTGACAGCATGGACCCGCGGGTGCAGGGTGTTCGCGGCTTCTTCGATATGATCGCCGATGAACCTCGCCTGACCGCCACTGCTCTGCAAACGGTTGGTAGCAAAGGGTGGGACGGCTTCACGATTGCGATCGTGAACGACCAATTCTGAGGCATCTAGATAAGCGCGGCCGGGCAATTTATGCCGACCGCGTCAGGCTCTGTCCGGCCACTTTCAGGCGTTCACACTCGTCCCTCAGTTAGACTATTCACCCACCAAAACCCGTGATTGAGCATGTCGCTGCCGATGATTTTCCTGCCCGCCATGCCCTGCGACGGAAGACTTTACGCCGATCAGCTTGACGGGCTAAAAGATCTCGTTTCACCCTCTGTCCAGGTGCTAGACCGGAAGACTTTCGGCGACAGTGCCGAAGCATTGTTAGCTTCCACATCCGGGAGCTTCATACTGGCGGGGACGGCCTATGGTGGATGCCTTGCAATGGAGGTACTGGCAAGGGCGCCTGAGCGAGTTAGCGGACTCTGGCTGATGAACTGTCAGCCAGGTACTCACCCGAACCCAAGCGTAGTCCGAGAGACCAGCCTCAGGATTCGTCGCGGCGAACACGAAGATGTCATCGCGGAGTTTGCAAATAACGCGATCCCTGCTGACGACATAGCTTCACGAGCGGCCTTCATCCGCATGGCGCGTGATACTGGCGCCGACACGTTCGCACGGCAGTCTGACGCAACGCTGACTCGCGCCGATCATTGGCAAACGCTGTCTACTGCCAGCAAGGTTCCAACGCTGCTGATATGGGGCGAGGCGGACCAGTTCGTTCCTGTCGAGGTCGGGACTCGCATCGCCAGGCTGATGCCACATGCCCGCTTTGAGTCGTTTCAGGGTTGCGGATACTTCCCGACACTAGAACGCCCAACTTTATGCACAAAGATAGCGCGCGATTGGCTGATGAGCTCGGTTATTTCTTGAGACCTGTTGGGACCCGGTAGACCACGTTCGTCGCGGCGAGACGTTTGAGACGGTCGTTCAATTTTTTGAGGCCAACAGGAACGGGTCGACGGCTCACATTTCGCCGGCGCAGAGATGCGGCTGTGAAAGGGCGAGCCACTCCCCGAGCGGTGTGAGACTTATTCCGGGTGAGACCGGACCACCGAAGGATTCGGAGACAAACGGCGCATCGTCCTCCGGGCGACGAACGACCTGAACAATGTGCGTGATGCCTCGTGGACGAGGATGGTTACTCGCCCAGGCAGGCTCTCCCATTTTCAGCCCAATGGCGGCGCAACGCGGGAGGCTGATGGCAGTGATCTCTTGCCCTTCAAGAATGAACTCCGTCCGGATCTCAATCTCGTGGATGATCCGTTCTGACCACGTCTGCACAGCCTGCATGTCGGCGGCCCCGAACACTGCGCGGCCAGCTGCGTCGTTTTCCGCTTGCATTGCTTTCGTGAGAAGCAATCCTGTCCATCCCGAGCAGTCGATGACCGGAGGGCTCGCCGATAGTCCTTCGGCTTTCACGCCTCGCTGGTATCCGGCGCGACCTGTATAAAGCTGTACCAGTCGCCACATCGTCGTTTCGGCCGTTTCGAATATCATGGGCGAATTCATTCCTGTCTCAGGATCAGTTATCCGTGGGAATTATGCACCGGCCGCCGCATGTGCATCGATTGATCGCTATGGCTCAACTGGCACCGATCGCGATAGGCAAGGTGCGGCCAGTTTGGGACATTCAATTGAGTCGCTTAGATCGTCGACAATTGCTGGGCCGTAGCGAAGCGCTCCTTTTCGTTTCGACGTTCACTTCCGGCTCGCGACAGCAAGTCTCGCCGCCAATCCGGCAAAAACTGGCGCAAGCAGGTATTGCGGGACTCGGGACTGGCGGCGTCGGCGTGCCCACCGCTCGCTAAGTTGACTTGCAGAAAGTATGACGACACCGTTCACAATCAGACCGATGAGGTTAAGCACGGTCGCAAGCGTCAAGATCTGAAAGGCGACTGCCCCATCTTGGGGTCGCACAAATTGCGGGAACAGCGCAAGGACGAACAACGCCATCTTCGGATTCAGCAAATTGGTCAGCAAGCCCTCACTGAAAATCTTTCGAATGGGAAAACGAGCTTCGCTTGCGGCGGGTGAAGTCGGTATGGGGAACGCGCGAAGGGTTTTCCAAGCAAGGTAGAGTAGGTAGGTGGCTCCGGCGAAACGGACGACATCTAGGCTATCGGAACTGCGAGAAACAACCGGGACAAGCCAAACGCTGCAAGCATTGCGTGACAATAGGTTCCAGCCAAAATTCCGGCAAGCGACGCAAAGCCAGCAGATCGCCCCTGAGCAACGCTTCTAGATGCTATGAGTAGCATATCCGGACCGGAGTCATCGTAAGCGCGATACAGGCCCCTGAAAAGAGTCCGAGAGTGGGAAGGCTAGGCATGAAGGGTCCCCTTTATGCGCATGGCGCAAAAGGGATCTCAGTTTATTGAACGCTTTTTATGGGTCAACCAATTTTGACCGGAGGGTTTCGGCGATGCTGTTGATCGGACTGCAACTGACCCGCAGCGCATGGATGTCCGTTCTGGAGAAATGCGGAGGACCGCTCCAGGTCGACTGCGGAAGCTCGGCACCACGGGAGGACCGCGGGTCACCGACCGACGACGAACTTCCGGGTTCGGCCACAAGCCGTCACTCGACAGTGGCTCTCGAAAGCGGCCGCTCACTGACATTGACCTACGGAGCGGCAGGCTCTAACATGCCTTTCATGCTCGCTTACGACCATTCCTCCTTCCGCGTTGTCCACGCATGCTGTCACGGCCTGCCAGGGGGAGCTTGCGTCTAGCGCGCCAATCTGCGTCACGTCCAAGCCTCAACTGGCCACCCGTTGCGAAACCGGTGGCCTTTTTGTTTTTCCGATCGCTCCACTACGCGAAA includes:
- a CDS encoding SLC5/6 family protein, yielding MLQRNLGAVHVAALLVSASYGVAFLLGSGEMALHAGMAGSLYAIVTALGMLALALAAPTLWRGRELIWDVLGERYGPVVRKLVALLSLVWMSGVLAAQIHGGIAVLVATGLPATHALAVIAAALLVMSSIELGMAAALFACCLLAMNIALLHALVASHGLTVYVHAWTSFIQETRAAPGAETLVTIAAVGFLVVTGSDYQQFVVSARRPRDGWLGCVLASLFLMVTGFLPAATVVAAFHAGKLSGLTDTASAIPWIMLQTSGAMGSVCIGVILLSALGSGTAITRAMSSALEGLHACDGRYGYASRLLIVAIGCAIATDGQAILSTIVSLNIVYVAAVGLLFLLHESGRQVPPRCASAMLLSGAIVSLLVSAMNWTGIGNLPGWLPLPAGLLASACVPVAWQFASFLRRVRP
- a CDS encoding fatty acid desaturase family protein translates to MTSPDVIHVVVDIVFDWMSITAAMLILHRLGWWSSPAIVAWVGNRQRALGNLLHDAAHRNLARSCRLNDALARLFIEPALFNSLALYRELHARHHAWLGDPARDPDYIAVRPNPADRWWQPFFKVLLAPAAWLSSTFGHLHLSRLSWMQRFGMVGWWAAVLGAVALVWGVHAAALFFGIWMLARATVFHAITTFRELCDHFGLEQGGIFGYTRDVSSRSLWRRIIHPRNNGYHLTHHLMPSIPYHRLAHAQRELLALPVFAGAARVCHAYFSGADAAVREWEVHGGDNVAA
- a CDS encoding O-methyltransferase, which codes for MQSAWTRVDEYIVDRLVPSDSALKNVLSANTAANLPPHDVAPNQGKLLHIFARMISARRVLEIGTLGGYSTIWLARALPDDGKVVTLEADAAHAKMARSNIEMAGLASVVELHVAPALESLAKLPAEDPFDLIFLDADKQNNPAYLGWALRLSHSGTVIIGDNVVRDGAITDADSMDPRVQGVRGFFDMIADEPRLTATALQTVGSKGWDGFTIAIVNDQF
- a CDS encoding alpha/beta fold hydrolase, with the translated sequence MSLPMIFLPAMPCDGRLYADQLDGLKDLVSPSVQVLDRKTFGDSAEALLASTSGSFILAGTAYGGCLAMEVLARAPERVSGLWLMNCQPGTHPNPSVVRETSLRIRRGEHEDVIAEFANNAIPADDIASRAAFIRMARDTGADTFARQSDATLTRADHWQTLSTASKVPTLLIWGEADQFVPVEVGTRIARLMPHARFESFQGCGYFPTLERPTLCTKIARDWLMSSVIS